From Natranaeroarchaeum aerophilus, one genomic window encodes:
- a CDS encoding DUF7563 family protein, whose amino-acid sequence MPRCDNCGGFVTQNFVRVFGDNQDNVQGCMSCCDRTAVREGGVVANPST is encoded by the coding sequence ATGCCACGATGTGATAACTGCGGCGGCTTCGTCACGCAGAACTTCGTTCGAGTATTCGGCGACAACCAGGACAACGTACAGGGATGTATGAGCTGTTGTGATCGGACGGCTGTCCGGGAGGGCGGCGTCGTCGCAAATCCCTCTACCTGA